The DNA region cagcctttaactcccacgggtgaccaagacagaatttcccctaaCAATATCGGTACCATATCAAGTAgacgagtgatgagaatgaagaaaaatatcaattaggggattattagttgatccaataccaaattctccaaactaacattagaggaattgtatggcagacagtaaggagaattactgattagatcttgggagtgaaagggttgaaagCGTCAAGAAAGCAACTTAAGAGACTGGTACTACTCACATGCAATTGCGAAGggatgaaaaatttaacctgTTGTCTTATTCTTCATAAGAATATTAGCAAGACGGTATTAGTCTTATCGCGAGTCTGGGACAAAGATAAGTTCCACTGAAAGGTATCGAATCCCTGATCCTCGGATTTTGCGGTCTGATGCTCAACCACTGAGCCACGGAGACTGCAGTGAATTAGGTCATGATTAGGTTCATATGTGACAAGTTTCCTACATACTGTGAgtatcaaaaatgaaaaagaagtatCGTGTGAGTAAATTGGATGAAgaagatggtaaagtttacatTTAAGCTCGGTTGTCAATTAAGAGAAAGTTGTTATTCGGTCATATTCACTAAGAAATCGTGAATTGTCGAGCTTTACGTGCATGAAAATGGGCAAAAATGAATTCTAATTGTTGTCCACTATTCTCATGATCCTTGCATCAACCCTGTAGTAAAGGAGAAAATGTCTATAATTCACATTAAATACACATATTTTGCTTGCGTCcagtaaatatttttgctcAAGCGCACAAACGGCTGAAAACAGGTGGCATCAATTTTggagtttttttcatttctcttttgcTGTGCTCAGCCCTTCTTCTATCTGAGGAATAAACGGAACTTCAGTCAAGCGATAACAAAAAGGATTGGGGGGTTCGGGAATGGTACCATTTTATCAGTTGGTTTGAATTGACTGATCGAACTCTTTAGTTgatatttcccttttgttttgcATTAGAATTTCGAAGAAGAATGTCGTCGTTTGGTGAGAAGAAAGTCTTATGCATCAAAACAAAGCCATCTTTTGCAGCAGGCTGTGTCGGTAGGGATTTTACGTTCTTGTTAATAGTGAACTTCCTTTTTTCATACTTCTTTCCCTAACAAACTGAGCagattccattttttaaatttaatgcagaaaattattttggttttcattgACTTTTCTTCTCTAAGTTCCATAACTGGTCGAGAAAACTCGCGCCcttttcttaaccaatcagatgcggAACGCCCATAACCGTTTTAGTCACACtcgctttcccgcgcttgatGAAGTGTGGATATGGTAACGTTGATGTCTTCTTTATCACAAATGAATTTTACcactgcctttttttttagtatctgATGCAGTTTTTCTATGATGGAGGGGATGGAATTGCGTTCGATGACTTTGCCACACCAATGGTAAGACAGTTGTTTAAAGCTCGACACTTGACTTCAAGAAGTACATTAGTAGTTTTTTTCTGAATCAACCAAGCCTTCATATGCCACTACACAGTATTCTGACGTTATTATAATCAATCTACATGAGATAACATCACAGCAGCTTCCTATGATTTCCTATCCCGTTGCCGTCCTCACCACTCGTATACATATAACTCACCTCAAATAAAGGGTGTGCTTATTAGAAGTTTGTGTTTTCCTCTCGCTACGCGGTATTTAGGAATTTTAAGCGTATTAGCGGAAGAGAAAGTGGTGGAAAATTAACTCTTGTATTTTGGTATCTTGTTCTTATTCTGTCAagtctcccccccccctccctgcCTTCTCTTTAAAGATTTTTTGCTCTTTGAAACGTCATGGTATACAGAATTCATTATTTAGTTAagcaaggaaataaaaatatatcgaCTTTCGAGTGAGCGATCCTTTATGTTCAGAATAAAGACGAACGGGTGCAGGAGAAGGAACGGTAAGGGTTGCGGGTTTCTTGGGGGAGGGGTGGCTCTGGGAGAAACGGAAAGATGGGGAAGGGTGAGTCAAACGATAAAGAATGAAATAACCATTGTGTCTCTTATTTTCAAGGATTCTGTCGTAAAGCACTTACAGTTGTACACCACCTCAACAGATAGACTCATTTCCATGTACCGCTCCTTTAACAGACAGGTAAGATCTCTAAAGACGAAAGAAAtgatagagcaatttttaatttcgGAGAGTTAGTAGTTATATTAGATTTTGGCAGGAAAAATTGTATCCCTGGTCAAGGCATATTCCTCTCTTTAAACACAACAACATGAGAGATACGAaaagaaagattatttttatgGTGCTTTTATCAAGTGATAAATTACCTATAAGCGAACACCGTTGAGCCATTGAAAGCACTGAAATTCCTAAATATACAACTTGACTTGCGTTAAGAATCTTACTTGAATTAGAAAATGTATGAAGGAAAACCATAATCACAGTTGCCTGGTCAGCCTGTGACACCAGCAGGGCTGGGAATGGCGACTGATTGAGTTACCAATGTGACCACGCTTTCCAGCTGACCTGGAAGACTAAACTTCCTGGTTTAGAAGCCAGATTGGCGActagatttttttaagattgtgtttgaagtaaaaaacaaaGCAACTTTAGGTCGCACTCTGTATTAAAGGAACAAACCTATGTACAGAGTCCCCTTACTGAGAGGTATGTCAGTAATTTACCGTAAATGGAAGGACTAGTGATAGAATTTAGTTTATCATAATTTGCTTTCTGTTCTTTAGGTTCTAAACATGCGGCAACAAAATCGGAATGAAGAACTGACGTCGTCAATGAGCACTAGCTCACGTCTGGCTGATGCGAATGCTCCTGCGGATAGCTTCATTCAAGCCATGCGCAAAGATCTGCACACTTCTCGCAAGTGCTTTTCGGGCGCAGTGTTAGTTGAATGGGTGGTTAACTATGTTCTTAACCATGGTTACGACGAACTGGGACTTTGCATTGGGGACACGGAGACTAAAACAGGACTTGAGTTAGGTCAGCTTTTAATTAAAGAAGTTTTAATATGGTATCGAAATTAAAGAGGGATTGTATTGGTTTTTCCTCGCTTCACTCTTTACACGAGATTGGTGTAGTAAATTCGCGCCAACTTCTTAAGTAATTAGacataaaatgaaaaccaattGCAACTGTAAGAAGTCGGATATAAAGTGATCACACAACCCTCTTTGTAATGACTTCGTTGATTATAGTGGTGCGTGCGCTTTTTCGGCTCAGACGTGTGTCGTATCTTGTTCAAGTCATGCACTCCCACGTTATGGGGAGGTAACACTACACACATACCCCTTGTTTTTGAGGAATACTTGTtatgcaagaaaaataaattgtcctTGTTAGTATTGAAGTATTTATACTCAAACATTTAATCGCCTGGCACCTTATTTCGATATTTGGCAGATAATTGTTAACCTGGTTATGCGAGTTAACATTCAACCACTCAAGCACATCTCCTCCCTCCAACACCTTAAATTAGTTACGTGCTTTCTTTATTTGGTTTCATGTTGTACAGGCCAGTACCTTCTTAGGCACAGGGTTATGATCTGTGTTTGTCCGCCACCCCATCTCAATCGACAGCCGTCAACTGAGAGAACAAGAGAACAACAAAACTTCGAGGAGAACGCACCGTCCGAGCGTGGAAAAGTGTTATTGGACGATAATTACCTTCCAGATATTAAGGTCAATGACATTTCAACCCGGAGCAACAAAGGTGTGTTTTTTCAGTCATAAGTTGCACTTTCTAATTTGCCTACTACAATGTTTCTCTTTCTGcacatgttttgaaaataaatgcttttaaGTTTCGCTGTAAGGAGAAGATATGTAATTGAAGCAATCTTCTATCATTTCGAAAGTTCGATACTTCTCTATCATTAGTCTAaacttgcttttgtttcctGACCTTTAATGGACTGGATTACTAGTTAAACTAAAAGTTTGCTTTATCTGCGCTAGATCGAGATACTTAAGATAACAAACAGTGAGGTAAATGAAATTAACTGATGTGAAATCTCCACGAAAACAGTAAGTTGATATAATTTGGGAGCACAATTTACCGCCAGGAGAGGCGCtaaaataatttggaaaaagtCTGTAAAATTGTCTTTATTTGGTTAAAATATTTCGAAGacataaatgtttcttttataAGGTGATATGAATTAAGAATCATTACAAGTTTACAAGAAATGTGATGTCCAATATTCACAGCATACTTTGCTACCCGACTCAGATTTACCCGATAAATAACCGAAAAGCAAATCCTATTTTCCCGCAGAAAAGGTGCATGAcgtaaacaaataataataataatgataataataataataataataataataataataataataataatactgacTTTATTACAGTATTTTCACTGAAAGGTGGCTAACATGTAACAAACTAATCTAACAAACCCATGCATGTAAATCAGCAATAAGTACGGTTATCAATGATACAAGAAATTGGCCCTTCGAACAGGGTTAACGCGCACTAATGTGGGTCTTCCTTGCAGACCGTAATTTACTCCCCTTTCGTGGATTACCATATTCTTtcttaccctcccctccctccttgTCTTCCAGCCTAATCTACTCGCCCTGACTGcctttttatcacttttcatttCAAGCTATTTCGTTTGGGTTTTGTAGGTTCTCCAACATCGCTGTCCTCCTCTCGATCGAGGACGACATCCTCTGAGGAAGACGCTGATGATGAATACGAGAATGACGATGAAGATTCTGTGGGCTCTGCAAGGGATATTATGGATCGCTCTTACAGCGCGCAGTCTGAAAACGACTCTCCGAAATTTCATAATCACCCTAAAGCGCTGTACAAATTTATTTCCGAAGAGGACAGCTCTAGAACGGAGGTGAAGTTTACTCTGGGATTTACAGATCGCTTGAAACTGCCCAATGAATTGAAACACATCCTTCGCGTTTTGTACACTAGGAAAAATTCGGATAAAACAGCGCGATCGTTTTTGAGAGAGCTTCCCCCAGGATATATGGAGGAAGCGTTGGGATCTGATCTTCTGGTTTTCTGGTCTTCTGGTAGCCCCATATTTTGTTAAACTTCGTGATCAAACGTGATAAATAATGCAAGTGAAGTGGAGGCCACTGTAAGAAGGAGCAGACAGAAAGAGAACTTTCTGATGGCTGAAGTTTTAGCTTGCGGAGATTTGCAGAATTGCCATTTGATTCTTGTAAAAGATATTTTCTTGATTACGTTTCTTTCCGGTTTCTCAATTCTTTGGTTGAAAGAGGAATTTGTTCTTTAGTTGAACTTTGATAATTATCGGTTTTTACTTGTTTCCAAGCAAAGTTTTAtctcaattttaattttagtttagcttgcatttttcatcatttgatTGTGGAACGGAAAGCGAGATTACTGACAGGTATCATTGAAGAAACacttgatttttaaaattctaaacgCTTGACTTGTTGGTAAACCTGTTCAACAGGGTTTTACTCTTGTACATACTCTTTACTCctctttgtaaataatttaaatcgTAAAAACGAtaattctttgattttattaaataaatggcGTGAACAGCCCATTGTGGAAAAAGCAACTGCCAcaacaaaaatcttttatttgtatttagCCTTGTGTTTCGGGTGAAATCGCTTAGGTGGTGTTTCTCCATCAAATCGTGGTAAATTTTGTCAGCTTTATTAGGTGCTTCCCCACTTTAACTGAAGGGGAGAGGAAGATCCCAAGGAAGGTAGGAAATGAATAGGAAATAGGTTAAGTTGTCAATGAGTGTCAGAATGAAAGCATGCATGAAAAGACAGCATGCTTCATTAAGACCATGTTACATTGGTCTTAATGGGGTGTTATTAACCAGGAAAGTTTATTAGCGAAAAAGGTTAACCCTGTAacacccatgagtgaccaagacagaatttctccttacaatatcaatacaatatcaatcacataagtgatgagaataaagaaaaatatcaatttggggatcattagttgatccaatattaaattctctgaactaacattataagaaaattgtatggttgacagtaaggagaattacaaatttgatctgggagttaaagggttgagactTTTTTGGCAAAAGGAGTCCAGGGTTTGATATCACAATATATTATGCGCCAGACTTTCTACTCTGGGGTTGCACAGGACCTCACTTCACCTACCATGTTTTGATTCTGAGCTAACTTCctctaaaatgttaaaaaaacatcCGACtacttatttttcttgtaaatcatTGGTCAAGTAATGTGAAGTCAACAAATTTGCACCGAAATGCATACGGTGCAATAGGTTACATAGGGTCTGAAGGagcctctctctctctctctctgaacCGGAAGCCTCGAACAAGGTGAACTGGGCGGTGCGTGGTCTGTTTGTGCGTCATCGacaattgtttcaaaaattggaaTATCTCGGATCTGACCTTCTGGGGTAGATATGCCACAGTTTGtacaaattcttttttaatcagGGAAGTAaatgaaaggatttttttctgttaaacaTGGCTAGGGTTTCAAAGCTTTGGCGGCACGCCCCAAGCCAAACTCGTGGAAGAGCCATACGAAAACaaccaattttgtttttcctgcTCATAGAGTGTCAGACAGGAGACGCCCTCCGTGAACTGCTGTTTTCCGCCACTCCTCTTTAGTAAGACTTTATTTATGCAACATCGAGTTGGTGTTTGCCCACCTGATATAAGCAAAGTGTTTCACTTTGGTATGATCGCGTGTTTTATACTCGTCTGAAGCGAAAAGTAATGGCTATTTTCGAAGCGTTTATATTTCTTGTATTACgtaattattgcaatttttcaattcaattgCAAAACATCTGTCGAACACATTTCAAGCACACCTGTTTTGTTTGGTTAGGcaagttttttgtttaattCTAGATTCAATAATTCCCATAGAGTTGGAATTAAACCGTCCTTTAGAAGGCCACCATAAGCGTTTGTAAAACAGCTTATGAATCAATTAAAGGAGTAAACAATTTCTTAATTGTCAAATCCTCCCGGTTGGGTATTTGTCACTTTCATTAGTCCATCATATGGGGTCCTTCAAAGCGAAACAGTATCTAATGAAGCAGTTACAGGGGTAGTCGAATTTCGTGATATTTTGTACTGTTTTCAAATGAACCTTTGTCCGATTTCCGGTGAGAAGTCGAGAAAGTCCGCGCCCGATATTGCTTTCATTATGGATATAACGTGGGTTTTGGGTGtgattttatttatcttcagTGATGTTATCGCGTAATTTTACTCAGTTATCATCAGTGATGCACCGAAGGGTTGTATTGGAAGACGGATGGGGAGAACGAAAGTTTCAGAGGCTTGTAACTAATAAGTATCATTTATGTTCTTCCTTTTAATGTCTGCTAAATTGTCAGTATGAAGGGAGGCAGTGCACCAAAAATCTTTATTAGCTTAGACATCTCATTTGCACGGTTGTGGTTGAAAATACTGACCTCCTTCTTAACATCGGAGATGACATCATGTTGTCATCACTGAGGGCTTCTGGTAATCATTTGTAAATTGTCTGATCGTCCCGGTTGGAAATTTGTAGCGTTCAAGAGTCCATGACATGTCCAGAGTCCACGAAAATTGAAATGGGATCTTACACAGTAACTACGGGGGTCAATTGAATTGATTTTCGTTGTAATGGTATCTTTTTAATAAACCTGAGCTCTGATTTTTCCGTAGTAACGTCGAGAAAATCTACCGTATACAGGTATAGCTATAATAATGAATTGAACGGTTTTCTCTGTGATTAACATCACAGAGAAAGAACTTTGTGATGATAATCACAAAGAAAGAACTTTGTGATTAAGTATAAGTTCTAAATTTTTTCACGCGAAAAGTTATCATTAGTGAAACACCGTTCGGTCGCAATGGAGACGGCTCTGTCCCGCGAGTGCATTTCACGAAAGAGGAAGTCTCCTTCCTTCCTTTGGGGAGTATTCGTGAAAGTTTTGGATGCTTGTTTTAAGTATCAGTTACGTTCTTCCTTTGAGTGTTTGTCAATATCTCGGTATAAAAAGAGGCATACGTCTCATTCGCACGGTTGCGGTTGAAAATACTGACCTCTTTCTGAGCATCGGAGATGCAGATAATTTGGTTATCACGGAGTTCTTGTGGTTTAATTTTAATCCTGTAAGTAATGTCACTTGAAGAATCGATTTGAGAATCAAAACGAGCATGCTATGCACGAGTCATCGCAACTGCTTCTCAACGATGTTACTGGGcgttttgattttttcatttttcaggttTCCATTAACATCTTTAAGTGTCAGTCCTGATGCACGTGCGTTGTCTACCAGTGCGCATTCTAAACCTTGTCCTAAAGGCATGCACAAACATAGGAAGGTAAAATACGCTGAAAGTTGCTTGAGTTATGCGTCAATCTGACGGGATTTAACGGGTCTaacacttttttcattttggttctAGTTCGGGAGACATCGATGTTTCCCAATTCCAAATAAACAACCGAACGTCACGAATTACATGTTTGTTCAAATCTATTCAAGAGCTTCGGGAAAATACATTCAAGTTAAGAGGAACGGAGTTGACGCTGGCGGCGTGAATGGCTCACAATATGGTAAGGATGTCGATTTGTGTATGTGTGTTTTTAATATTAAAACGTGTAGAGACAAGATACTGTAGTACAATTAAGCTTTCTGTTGCTTTGTCTTCATTAATCTCGTTTTTTTGTCCTGTTTTAAATTAAACGAACTGATTGGGATCCCGAAAGAGACCTTCAAGCCCGTATGCTCGATCTCTCGTAACGAATGAGGTTTTTTTGCCTGGGGTTGTGAGAAAAAAGGACtggaaatcaaaatttttcGTTTCGTTGCCTCAGTTAACATAGACGAATatgatggaaagaaaaattcacaaaGGATAAGAAGCAACTTAAGAGAAATGTCAAAGAAGAACGGTGAAGACAAGAACACGATCTCGATTAAGCAGATATCTGAGATGATTTTCCgtaagcaagaaaaaagatatttctgggttaattattgtggaatttgaaagaaaaacaaagctttTTAATGAGAAACTGTTCACTGATTCTCACGCCCAAGGGCTTTTTAATTTAAACGAGCAGGGCGTCTTTTAACAAacttaatggaaaaaaacacTCCACAATGATATCAAGATGTTCGGGGAATggaaattgttattttctttcctttttttaagacaaCATTTGGATTGATCCTTGTTCTGGGGGTTGACGATCTTTAAAAAATCATTAGAGGATTCAAACCATTCCTTAATAGATGTCCAAGATAGGGTCATCTgtataaaaaagtaaacaacCTTAAACCCTCAGGCGAATACTCCCCCGGCTGTGGTTTGGGTAGGGCCCGGACCGTCGAACCTTTCATCAATGAGGTCATCCCATTCACTATTGGCGTAAAAAGTGTTAAATCAGACTCCTACAGTTAGCTACGAACCGTTTCTCGAACTCCCGGGAAAAGCTGTTTTTCTCTACGTGTTTAACGAGTTAAGATCTAGATAGTAATAGAATTAACGGTGTTATTGTGCGTGCGAGAAAGTTTTTGTCGGCGTAGGTAACGTCTAACAATCTCTCAAATGCTTATTTCAGCCGTCATATCCATGTGCACCAGATTTGCTAGTGCACGAATAATGCTGTCAAGTAAACAGGTTAATTTCGCACCTGTaacgataaaatttttttcgataaaTTTCCGACTCTCTGAAATTTAGATCGCTACTTATAAGATTAGTTCCAGATTAGCAAACCGGGATTGTGTATAAGATCAGATCTATGATGTGCGACCGACGGAAGTGCACATGTTAGAAAGGAAATTCTCGGGCCTTAGTGCAATACCCTAACTTCGCCTACATTCAATCTGTAGCGTTACTGAAGCTGGAGACGGGCGACTTGGCGAGTCTTGTTACCATCCAAGGGGTGAAAACAAACCGTTACCTCTGCCTAAATAGGATAGGACACATCGTTACAAGGGTGAGAAAATCTTCTCTTAACGCGTTTTATTACTAAGCACAGCTGACAGTAAATCGCTTTGACCCTGCTTTGGCTATGACCTTCGTACAGCAACAACTTGCCTCTGATCGTGGCCATATTTATTTTGACAGACGTTAAAACCATCCCACACGTGTGATACATCTCAGACGTACAATTTATCGAGGAACTAGCCAAGTGAAAAGCCAGAATGCAtcacaaaatcaaacaagaatGTATGTTAAGTCGTAAAAAAGTGAGGGCTCGTTCTCAGGCGCTCATCCTGTTTCGCTGCTCTCCGCTGACCGCGACTCATCTATTTTCTGGAGTCTTCTCGATTTTCATGCGACTTGAATAATGCATTATGACTAACTTTCATAAAGTCTTAAATTATCGccagtggggggggggggggggaaaggtgGGAGGACTTGAGGGGATTATAAGAATATCGCAGAGCCCTATAGGGGGATcagtttaattttatctttgcaCATCCAAAATCCTCCAACTTCCCACCGCGCGCCACAATATACCATAATGGTTATTTCCTTCTTCTgactatttttatttattttagaagaaaaaGCAAGAATTTTCAACGATGAAGAGGTGCGAGTTTTACCAAGAAGATATTAAGGGCTATGACCAATACAGATCAGCCAAGTATCCACAATGGATCTTGGGTTTCTCCAGACGGGGTCGCATTTTGAGCGGAATCAAGAGTGCCAATTGCAAAAGTAAATGCAGTTATTTCTTGCGATACCAGCAGCCAAACGCTCAGACAAGAAAACATCGCAGGAACCTGAGGCAGATGCTTGGAAAGCTTATGAGACATTAAAATCCCTAACTGATAACATTAACTTATTGAAAATTGTCACTAGGGCCAACatatagagttttttttttgccaagaGCTTAAGGGAATTGTATAAAAGGAGGCGTTCGGGCCTTAAAACATGCCAAACCACTCAAATTATTTATGGACAGTGTCTTGAACGGAAGTCTCTCCTCTCAGACGTTCGCCTGAAGGCAGATCTCGATCTGGTTAATTTTTCAAGCAGTAACAGACAAGTGCGAACTTAACTTTCAGTTGTGCCATAATTAATTTGAATAACACTAATTAATTTGAATAATAGTAAAGTGCATAAAGTTGAGCTAATTGACAAACATTTTTGCATGTGTGCATTTTATTAGCGCGTGTGGCATAAGTACTCCTATTCCTTTGCTTTGATAGATAACTGTCTTCACAGACGCAATATGCTATGGTGATATGAAATATGAACATAAATTATACACAGGCAATGAGCTTGCTCACTTGTGCCGTTTCCTAGCGCGCTCCGTTACTGAACGCTTGGAACACATTGTGTCGTGTGCATGCTGAGTGACGTTCTGGTGCGCAGCAGAGAGGTGAAATCAACAGTACAAAGTTACTTCAAAA from Pocillopora verrucosa isolate sample1 chromosome 1, ASM3666991v2, whole genome shotgun sequence includes:
- the LOC131784047 gene encoding fibroblast growth factor 18-like; its protein translation is MHKHRKFGRHRCFPIPNKQPNVTNYMFVQIYSRASGKYIQVKRNGVDAGGVNGSQYALLKLETGDLASLVTIQGVKTNRYLCLNRIGHIVTRKKKQEFSTMKRCEFYQEDIKGYDQYRSAKYPQWILGFSRRGRILSGIKSANCKSKCSYFLRYQQPNAQTRKHRRNLRQMLGKLMRH